In Streptomyces pluripotens, the genomic window GCTCGGGGTGCTGAGCCACCCACTGGGTCAGCTCGCCCTTGCCCAGGTCCTTCGGGACCTGTGACTCGGCCGACGGCGGCAGCATCAGACGTTCCACCGTGAGTGCGCAGCCGACCACGGCGTCGGGCCAGGCGATGGTGCCGAGGAACTCGTCCAGCGGCTTGCCGGACGGGATCTCGTCCTGCTCGATCGGGGTCAGACCTGCGGTCGTGGATTCGTCCTCAAGGCCCAGCTGGACCGCGAGCGAGGGTTCCTGGGTCCGCAGCCGTGCGGTGTCTACGAGGGCGAAGAGGCGAGCGGGCTGGTCCCAGCCGAGGCCGGAGGCGTATGCGTCGATCTCGAGTACGGCCCTGGTGAGCGGGCTCGCCGCCATGGGTGTGTTGGACATGGTCACAATCCTGCCTCGTTCCCGGCCCGAATCGGGAACCGAGTAAACCGTGAGTAAGTTGCATAGATGTGGGCTCGCGATCACGGGGCCCACGGGGGGCCCGCGAACCCGAGGGCCTGACGGATCGACAGCGACTTCGAGGTGCGCACCTTGGCTTTCCAGATGCCGGACCGCGGCGGAGGCCCGACGGGGCCACGGATCAGAGCGGGCCGCCCGTCCCGGCGCGTCCGGACCCTGCTCATGACGCTGGGCGTGCTTGCTGTACTCGGCATGGCGTTCACGATGTTCGCGGGCTTCTGGACCGACTGGCTGTGGTACCGGTCGGTGCACTACTCGTCCGTGTTCACCACCACCTTGTGGACCAAGATCGGGTTGTTCCTCGTCTTCGGTCTGTTGATGGCGACCGCGGTCGCCATCAACGTCTGGCTCGCGCACCGGTTGCGACCGCCACTCAGCGCCATGTCCGTGGAGCAGCAGAGCCTCGACCGGTACCGGATGGGCATCGCCCCCTACAAGAAGTGGCTGCTGCTCGCCGTCACCGCGCTGGTCGGCCTCGTCGCCGGAGCCTCGGCGTCGAGCCAGTGGCGGACCTGGCTGATGTGGGTCAACGGCGTGCCCTTCCACCAGAAGGACCCGCAGTTCCACCTCGACATCGCCTTCTACGCCTTCGACCTGCCCTGGTACCGGTTCCTGCTGGGCTTCGGCTTCGCTGCCGCCATTCTGTCCCTGATCGCCGCCGCGCTCACCCACTACCTGTACGGCGGGCTGCGCGTCACCAGTCCGGGGGCGCGTGCCACCGCCGCGGCGACCGGGCACCTGTCCGTGCTGCTCGGCATCTTCGTCGCCCTCAAGGCGGTCGCCTACTGGCTCGACCGGTACGGCCTGGCCGTCAAGTCCAGCGACTTCAAAGCGACCGATGACTGGACCGGTCTGCGCTACGTCGACGCCAACGCCTATCTGCCGGCCAAGACGATCCTGTTCTGCATCGCCGTCATCTGTGCGCTGCTGTTCTTCGCCACGCTGTGGCGACGCACCTGGCAGCTTCCCGTCATCGGCTTCGGCCTGATGGTCCTCTCGGCCATCCTCATCGGCGG contains:
- a CDS encoding PPA1309 family protein, with the protein product MSNTPMAASPLTRAVLEIDAYASGLGWDQPARLFALVDTARLRTQEPSLAVQLGLEDESTTAGLTPIEQDEIPSGKPLDEFLGTIAWPDAVVGCALTVERLMLPPSAESQVPKDLGKGELTQWVAQHPERQEVRMTVAVLRDGNRESALRLREKDSPTEVLTGPDLVPGLAEALAATFAD